One Desulfomicrobium macestii genomic region harbors:
- a CDS encoding DUF2325 domain-containing protein, with amino-acid sequence MNMFMDGLQGGETTGVTVPRRRKVWEIDQVFRCPVVGMCLSISEQRSLCRKVGAGVHAKSDFAVHEMVVSTMDAENPLSRKLESLLSRKYEAANSTYLSMSEEEFLDHWRGSLARGDYAGMLWAAAVRPLSHVGLVEVFGTMHMSMHEHVKAYGTLKASLAVAERNHCAARSDKRDAEKQNVVLRSENSRLRRALSSTQAMLEQERRAEPVEQTAANMDTGSDPEHDRFAARLERLEQELAVKDRELEDLRKALRTAQREKHRLQDEFLSHLAKEESAPKSCSGSDCGRVDCTPQCPSYDLCRKRVLIVGGIERMEKSYRKLIEERGGVFEYHAGHMKSGCKGLENSVQRADLVLCPVNCNSHGACLKVKNLGKKFKKPVHMLSNFSLSAVARTMEELHGAN; translated from the coding sequence ATGAACATGTTCATGGATGGATTGCAGGGAGGAGAGACGACCGGGGTGACGGTTCCCCGGCGCAGGAAAGTCTGGGAAATCGATCAGGTTTTCAGATGTCCGGTGGTGGGCATGTGTCTGAGCATTTCCGAGCAGCGATCGCTTTGCCGCAAGGTCGGGGCTGGGGTGCATGCAAAATCCGATTTTGCCGTGCACGAGATGGTCGTGTCCACCATGGATGCGGAAAACCCTCTGTCCCGAAAGCTCGAAAGTCTTCTGTCCCGCAAATACGAAGCCGCCAACTCCACGTATCTGTCCATGTCCGAAGAGGAGTTTTTGGACCATTGGCGTGGCAGTCTTGCCCGGGGAGATTACGCCGGAATGCTCTGGGCGGCAGCGGTGCGCCCCCTCAGCCATGTCGGGCTGGTGGAGGTTTTCGGCACAATGCACATGAGCATGCACGAGCACGTCAAGGCCTACGGAACGCTCAAGGCATCCCTTGCGGTTGCCGAGCGGAACCATTGCGCTGCGCGCTCCGACAAGCGCGATGCAGAAAAGCAGAACGTCGTTCTGCGCTCGGAGAACTCCCGCTTGCGCCGGGCCTTGTCCAGTACTCAGGCCATGCTGGAGCAGGAGCGTCGAGCGGAACCCGTCGAGCAGACTGCCGCGAACATGGACACGGGCAGTGACCCCGAACATGACCGTTTTGCCGCTCGCCTGGAGCGTCTTGAGCAGGAGTTGGCCGTCAAGGACCGCGAGCTTGAGGACTTGCGCAAGGCGTTGCGCACGGCGCAAAGGGAAAAGCACCGTTTGCAGGACGAATTTCTGTCTCACCTGGCAAAGGAGGAGAGTGCACCAAAATCCTGTTCGGGCAGCGACTGCGGGCGCGTTGATTGCACCCCGCAATGCCCGTCCTATGACTTGTGCAGGAAACGGGTGCTCATCGTCGGCGGCATTGAGCGCATGGAAAAGTCCTACCGCAAGCTTATCGAGGAGCGCGGCGGCGTGTTCGAATATCACGCCGGTCATATGAAGTCGGGTTGCAAGGGGCTTGAAAACAGCGTGCAGCGGGCGGACCTGGTCTTGTGTCCGGTCAACTGCAACAGCCACGGCGCGTGCCTGAAGGTCAAGAACCTGGGCAAGAAGTTCAAGAAGCCCGTGCACATGCTCAGCAATTTCAGCCTGAGTGCCGTAGCCCGCACCATGGAGGAACTGCATGGTGCGAATTGA
- a CDS encoding AAA family ATPase, with amino-acid sequence MKPSSVMNALETLIHVQQPVFLWGAPGVGKSQVVAQAAKRLGLELVDVRAVLLDPVDLRGIPRIDDNGNAIWCPPSFLPRQGRGVLFLDELNTAPPLVQAACYQLILDRKLGEYTLPDGWTVIAAGNRESDRSVTHRMPTALANRLVHLDFEPDLDDWLAWAEGAGIDARLCHFLRFRPKLLHSFDPTRAEKAFPSPRSWEFVSRILGAGTRWNTLRDLLKGAVGEAAAAECMGFLKVHSLMPDVEQVLADPGGVALPGDPAVLYAMCEALARRASELTMNSLAVLASRLPVEFGVLLMRDAAGTDPDIVETDAFQIWACANSDVLVTA; translated from the coding sequence ATGAAGCCATCGTCCGTCATGAATGCTCTTGAAACCCTGATCCATGTCCAGCAGCCCGTGTTTCTGTGGGGCGCGCCCGGAGTGGGCAAAAGTCAGGTCGTGGCTCAGGCCGCGAAAAGGCTCGGCCTTGAACTGGTGGATGTTCGCGCCGTGCTCCTCGATCCCGTGGATCTGCGCGGCATCCCGCGCATAGACGATAACGGCAATGCGATCTGGTGCCCACCGTCATTCCTCCCTCGTCAGGGCCGGGGAGTTCTCTTCCTCGACGAACTCAACACAGCCCCGCCCCTGGTGCAGGCTGCCTGCTACCAGCTCATCCTGGACCGCAAGCTCGGGGAATACACCTTGCCCGACGGCTGGACCGTCATCGCCGCCGGGAACAGGGAGTCGGACCGCTCCGTAACCCATCGCATGCCCACGGCCCTGGCCAACCGCTTGGTACATCTGGATTTTGAGCCTGATCTGGACGACTGGCTGGCCTGGGCTGAAGGGGCGGGTATCGACGCTCGGCTTTGCCACTTTCTGCGCTTCCGCCCCAAACTCCTGCATTCTTTTGATCCGACGCGGGCGGAGAAGGCATTTCCCTCGCCCAGGTCCTGGGAGTTCGTGTCCCGTATTCTGGGTGCAGGAACCCGCTGGAACACGCTGCGCGATCTGCTCAAGGGAGCGGTGGGCGAGGCCGCGGCGGCGGAATGCATGGGATTTCTCAAGGTTCATAGCCTCATGCCCGATGTGGAGCAGGTGCTGGCGGATCCTGGCGGAGTGGCGTTGCCTGGTGATCCGGCGGTTCTGTACGCCATGTGCGAGGCTCTGGCCCGCAGGGCTTCGGAACTGACCATGAACAGCCTGGCCGTCCTTGCGTCACGCCTGCCGGTGGAGTTTGGCGTGTTGCTCATGCGCGATGCCGCCGGAACGGATCCGGACATCGTCGAGACCGACGCGTTCCAGATCTGGGCCTGCGCCAACAGCGACGTATTGGTCACCGCATGA
- a CDS encoding vWA domain-containing protein: MSPAEWKMIKARAELILDHPFFATLALRLELREDDGCATAWSDGRIMAFNPAYIEAQSLARVKGMQCHEVLHLACSHHTRRGNRDSRLWNKACDYAINPILLDAGLELPDGYLDDPAHHGKSADAIYENLLAEMDEVRGGAQSGAEQDAESDEDMDAAAGGDRSLGGRDSAASGGRPENRSPGLTPAGGGGGQSAGSGDNADPGQSGEVRDAPAQAMGSANDGDGPDQEDEWRMAVAQAARVAREAGNMPGALERLLDSTLEPRLGWRELLRRFVTESARNDFSWVRPNRRFIHAGLYLPGLDNPELARIAVAVDVSGSIAEEALNSFAGELSCVLEEFDTELCVMTCDVNVTASRRMSRHDLPLRLSAGGGGGTDFCPPFELIEKEGEVPACLIYFTDLQCNRYPEEPGYPVLWVTAKEPQTPPPFGEVVVMEHAL; encoded by the coding sequence ATGAGTCCGGCCGAATGGAAGATGATCAAGGCCCGGGCCGAGCTCATCCTGGACCACCCTTTTTTTGCCACTCTGGCCTTGCGGCTGGAGCTGCGCGAGGATGACGGATGCGCCACGGCCTGGTCCGACGGGCGTATCATGGCCTTCAACCCCGCGTACATAGAGGCTCAGTCCCTGGCCCGAGTCAAGGGCATGCAGTGCCACGAGGTGCTTCATCTGGCCTGCTCGCATCATACGCGGCGTGGGAATCGAGATTCCAGACTCTGGAACAAGGCGTGCGACTATGCCATCAATCCCATTCTTCTCGATGCCGGTCTTGAGCTGCCGGACGGCTATCTCGACGACCCCGCGCATCACGGCAAGAGCGCCGACGCCATCTATGAGAATCTGCTGGCGGAGATGGACGAGGTCCGGGGTGGAGCACAGAGCGGGGCCGAGCAGGATGCCGAGTCCGACGAGGACATGGACGCAGCGGCAGGCGGCGACAGGAGCCTGGGAGGTCGCGACAGTGCTGCTTCCGGCGGTCGGCCCGAGAATCGCTCGCCCGGCCTGACCCCGGCTGGCGGTGGCGGCGGGCAAAGCGCGGGCAGCGGCGACAACGCCGATCCCGGACAATCCGGGGAAGTGCGGGACGCTCCGGCCCAGGCAATGGGTTCCGCCAATGACGGGGACGGTCCCGACCAGGAGGACGAGTGGCGCATGGCCGTGGCCCAGGCCGCGCGCGTTGCCAGGGAGGCCGGCAACATGCCCGGCGCACTGGAGCGTTTGCTGGACTCCACCCTTGAGCCCCGCCTCGGATGGAGGGAACTGTTGCGCCGTTTCGTGACCGAGTCGGCGCGTAACGACTTTTCCTGGGTCCGCCCCAATCGGCGATTCATCCATGCCGGGCTCTATCTGCCCGGGCTGGACAACCCCGAGCTGGCCCGCATCGCCGTAGCCGTGGATGTCTCGGGCAGTATCGCAGAGGAGGCTCTGAACAGTTTCGCGGGGGAGCTCTCGTGCGTGCTGGAGGAATTCGATACCGAGCTCTGCGTGATGACCTGCGACGTGAACGTGACCGCCTCCCGGCGCATGAGCCGTCATGATCTGCCATTGCGGCTCAGCGCCGGCGGAGGAGGCGGCACGGATTTTTGCCCGCCCTTCGAGCTTATCGAGAAGGAGGGCGAAGTCCCGGCTTGCCTGATCTATTTCACGGACCTGCAATGCAACCGCTACCCCGAGGAACCCGGTTACCCCGTGCTGTGGGTGACTGCAAAGGAACCGCAGACCCCGCCCCCTTTCGGGGAGGTCGTGGTCATGGAGCACGCCTTGTGA
- a CDS encoding ATP-binding protein: protein MKRIDSLTLDLPADASYIPVATFAARHCAQRIGFSDEDVERICLAMEEACVHAFEFGYGGDRETLKITISRTSLGIRLATTFHGLPLNVELLPKYDPARALEYGDVTGISLLLIERMLDSASFSSGPDGLRTVSMDKHLPAHIAADTAQAARPLEPDDSADPILRQALPEDAEAISRLAFQSHGNVLFTENIYYPDRVREMIRSEEMTSVVLETASRREIVGHGALVKSAPEAHVEEMTFGIMNPGFRSRGGATAMANFLERNAVERGVYAIEVFAVTSHVHSQRSVLSNGFLESGLLLDTSSASRSWVDSEAGRPRIGNVIYIKYLKGIAAKVLHVPDRHRQIVERIYAQHGFVVNMEDSLPNDFAPGGETTLWSTLDIVEGWAMIGIDGYGRDVLAQVSERVRHACAQGITAIQMALPLEDPATRTMTSAFEDMGFFFAGACPVYDRKEYLILQFINSPQTEYETINVQSDFAHEIKQYVMSCDPRAKPQIRNQVS, encoded by the coding sequence ATGAAAAGAATAGACTCTCTCACCTTAGACTTACCTGCGGACGCCTCGTATATCCCCGTTGCGACCTTTGCAGCCAGGCACTGCGCACAGAGGATCGGCTTTTCGGACGAGGACGTCGAAAGGATTTGCCTGGCCATGGAGGAGGCATGCGTGCATGCCTTTGAATTCGGTTACGGAGGCGACAGGGAGACGCTAAAAATTACGATCTCCCGCACGTCTCTGGGCATCCGCTTGGCGACCACATTCCACGGCCTGCCCTTGAACGTCGAGCTGCTGCCCAAGTACGATCCGGCCAGAGCCCTGGAATACGGCGATGTCACGGGCATAAGCCTCCTTCTCATCGAGAGGATGCTCGACAGCGCATCCTTTTCTTCTGGTCCTGACGGTCTACGAACTGTATCCATGGACAAGCACCTCCCGGCGCACATCGCTGCCGATACTGCACAAGCTGCGAGACCCTTGGAACCAGATGACAGCGCAGATCCAATCCTCCGCCAGGCGCTGCCGGAAGATGCCGAAGCCATATCCCGCCTGGCCTTTCAATCTCATGGGAATGTCCTGTTCACTGAAAACATCTACTACCCTGACCGTGTCCGGGAAATGATTCGTTCCGAAGAAATGACCTCGGTTGTGCTGGAGACTGCGAGCAGGCGCGAGATTGTTGGCCATGGGGCGCTCGTCAAAAGCGCTCCGGAGGCTCATGTCGAAGAAATGACGTTCGGGATTATGAATCCGGGCTTCAGGTCCCGGGGCGGCGCGACCGCCATGGCGAACTTCTTGGAGAGGAACGCTGTGGAGCGTGGAGTATACGCCATCGAGGTGTTTGCCGTGACCAGCCATGTCCATTCGCAGCGATCAGTTCTGAGCAACGGATTTTTAGAATCCGGACTGCTCTTGGACACAAGCTCCGCGTCCCGTTCCTGGGTGGACAGTGAAGCTGGCAGGCCGCGAATTGGGAATGTGATTTACATCAAATACCTCAAAGGTATTGCCGCAAAAGTACTTCATGTCCCTGATCGTCATCGGCAGATTGTCGAGCGTATATATGCGCAGCACGGCTTTGTGGTAAATATGGAAGACAGTCTCCCAAACGATTTTGCTCCAGGTGGCGAGACGACCCTGTGGAGCACACTCGATATAGTGGAAGGATGGGCCATGATCGGCATAGATGGATATGGACGTGACGTACTGGCTCAGGTGTCTGAAAGAGTGCGACACGCCTGCGCACAGGGAATCACGGCAATCCAGATGGCCCTCCCGCTTGAGGACCCGGCCACCAGGACGATGACCTCAGCTTTTGAGGACATGGGATTCTTCTTCGCCGGGGCTTGTCCAGTATATGACCGCAAGGAGTATCTCATCCTCCAGTTTATCAATTCCCCACAAACAGAATACGAAACCATAAACGTACAATCGGACTTTGCTCACGAGATCAAACAATACGTCATGTCGTGTGACCCACGTGCAAAACCTCAAATCCGGAATCAGGTCTCATAG
- a CDS encoding DUF3883 domain-containing protein has translation MMKLNNRSAASVELKHQNISAVLIEMGIPYINGYKPRFNYQRSLLPDAVVNYLKSNPEIQTLFDTDSLATPSFPTVEDFLSALEDPPVSEGKKIPNFSEPRAIYNPGGINYLEQEARNRSLGETGEKFVINYERARLIHAGNESLADRVEQVSVTIGPHAGFDIRSFENNGSDRFIEAKTTKYGKNTPFFVTPNELNFSREHSSKYYLYRVFNFRETPRMFTLYGYIENRCVLEPSEFIARLT, from the coding sequence ATGATGAAATTAAACAATCGTTCTGCTGCCTCAGTGGAACTCAAGCATCAGAATATTAGCGCGGTTTTGATTGAGATGGGAATTCCATACATCAATGGCTACAAACCTCGCTTTAACTACCAGCGATCTTTGCTTCCAGACGCAGTGGTCAATTATCTCAAATCTAACCCGGAGATCCAGACATTATTCGATACTGACTCACTCGCAACTCCTTCATTTCCAACTGTTGAAGACTTTCTTTCTGCTTTGGAAGATCCACCCGTATCAGAAGGAAAAAAAATTCCAAATTTTTCCGAACCACGGGCAATCTACAATCCGGGAGGCATCAACTACTTGGAACAGGAAGCACGAAATAGGTCTCTCGGAGAAACTGGCGAAAAATTTGTCATCAATTATGAACGCGCCCGGTTGATACACGCAGGGAATGAATCCCTAGCTGATCGTGTAGAGCAAGTGTCCGTAACCATTGGACCACATGCCGGATTTGACATACGATCTTTCGAGAATAACGGCTCAGACCGCTTTATCGAAGCAAAAACGACCAAGTATGGCAAGAATACTCCTTTTTTTGTTACGCCCAATGAACTCAATTTTTCAAGAGAGCACTCTTCTAAATATTATTTATACCGCGTTTTTAATTTTCGAGAGACTCCCCGAATGTTTACACTATATGGCTATATTGAAAATCGATGCGTACTTGAGCCGTCCGAGTTCATCGCGAGGCTGACATAA
- a CDS encoding nuclease-related domain-containing protein, which produces MAQVYGSAGKSAFAMGETRYQDLISRIVLPMLSFLLLLPVGYYLLTRGHLFWSAVVAVIYVVSIESLEETGIKLKKRISHADTGAKAEQAVADALQELPDDYYVFHDLEFPGFNIDHVVLGPNGIFLVETKSQKGNITQEHDVLLRNGRKFFKDFLKQCWSQAYSLRDHLNAERLRGLSIKPILCFSRGFVEIRGPVRGVAVLNVGYLRPYILSQRGSLPVQARDQIIPLLAAALSNQAAQPSPMVLQSQTGGIICPKCFHERTQNDDLHFSAGECPKCGVIYARAQTNSPHGSTSSQAAAPKDLTTTLQALLSDQDSQHKQSSTQQTKWTALTLKLAACALAALLLIGAFKTIQATVTSIFSRTQTQTKQAPAKPIPDGQQSIQPATFPLTHAVSSDNSAKTIAFVFEEDRGQNVILLFFDNKAKTLALRACVRANEKLTTTLPRTDLGYVIVTGPTWQGYEDLFGPQSEAKKALITLSSQTKEGNVTSIHATSSMFVQKGAQSPLPETKAWVKAAFKNAGEFMKI; this is translated from the coding sequence ATGGCTCAGGTCTATGGATCAGCGGGCAAAAGTGCTTTTGCCATGGGGGAAACTCGATACCAGGACCTGATCTCCCGCATCGTCCTGCCCATGCTGTCCTTTCTGTTGCTACTTCCTGTCGGATACTATCTGCTCACACGTGGCCACCTTTTCTGGAGTGCGGTGGTCGCTGTCATCTATGTCGTCTCCATCGAGTCGCTTGAAGAAACCGGAATCAAGCTCAAAAAACGCATTTCCCACGCCGACACAGGCGCCAAAGCTGAACAAGCCGTCGCCGACGCCCTTCAGGAACTCCCTGACGATTACTACGTCTTCCATGACCTCGAATTCCCTGGTTTCAACATCGACCATGTTGTCCTCGGCCCCAACGGCATCTTTTTGGTTGAGACCAAAAGCCAGAAAGGGAACATAACTCAGGAACACGACGTCTTGCTTAGAAACGGACGCAAATTCTTCAAGGATTTTTTGAAGCAGTGCTGGAGCCAAGCCTACTCGCTCCGGGATCACCTGAACGCAGAGAGACTGCGCGGACTGTCGATCAAGCCAATCCTTTGCTTCTCGCGGGGATTCGTTGAAATTCGAGGGCCGGTGCGGGGCGTGGCCGTGCTCAATGTCGGCTACCTGCGGCCGTATATTCTTTCGCAGCGCGGGAGTCTTCCGGTCCAGGCGAGGGATCAAATCATCCCCCTGCTGGCCGCTGCGTTGTCCAACCAGGCAGCGCAACCCAGCCCAATGGTCCTTCAGTCCCAGACCGGCGGCATTATCTGTCCGAAATGCTTTCATGAACGCACACAAAACGATGATCTGCACTTTAGCGCGGGCGAATGCCCGAAATGCGGCGTCATCTACGCCCGCGCCCAGACGAATTCACCTCACGGCAGCACGTCCTCCCAGGCGGCAGCCCCCAAGGACTTAACCACGACATTGCAAGCCCTTCTTTCCGACCAGGATTCGCAACACAAACAATCGTCAACCCAACAAACTAAGTGGACTGCGCTGACGCTCAAATTAGCAGCATGCGCTCTGGCCGCCCTCCTTTTGATCGGTGCCTTCAAAACCATTCAGGCCACAGTGACCAGCATTTTCAGCCGCACACAAACGCAAACCAAGCAGGCCCCAGCAAAGCCTATCCCAGATGGACAGCAATCAATTCAACCCGCAACATTTCCACTAACTCACGCGGTATCGTCGGACAATTCTGCAAAGACGATCGCTTTCGTCTTTGAGGAAGATCGAGGACAGAATGTGATACTGCTTTTCTTCGACAACAAGGCCAAGACCCTCGCCTTGCGGGCCTGCGTTCGTGCGAATGAAAAATTGACTACGACGCTCCCGCGTACCGACTTGGGCTACGTCATCGTCACCGGCCCGACCTGGCAGGGCTACGAAGACTTATTTGGCCCACAATCAGAGGCGAAAAAAGCCCTTATTACCTTGAGTTCTCAGACGAAAGAGGGCAACGTCACGTCCATTCATGCGACGTCGAGTATGTTCGTTCAAAAGGGAGCCCAAAGCCCACTTCCTGAAACAAAAGCGTGGGTTAAAGCGGCCTTCAAGAATGCTGGCGAGTTCATGAAGATATGA
- a CDS encoding HNH endonuclease yields the protein MLNPPFTFPSIRQDTNRSTWTEETLGRAPYKPFLLLAVLDLMDAGRITENRIVPDEDLTDAFMLYWNAILPDRLRPSIHLPFFYLQTDGFWVLHPLPGKMLPATEPSSWKNVRERYAFASLDEAAFELLQNPLTRATARLELIRRCFVPSLEKPLLDLAKTQVSAFNYAAKLLRETPAAYEKPVEKPVRDQAFRRVIVKVYDHRCALCGIRIISPDSRTVVDAAHIKDWAVSHDDSPTNGLALCKLCHWTFDSGLVGFDDDYRVIVARSITRDGNLPGHIQQFAHRPMILPDRECYYPATENLEWHRHRFKLD from the coding sequence ATGCTTAACCCGCCCTTCACGTTCCCATCCATCAGGCAGGATACCAACAGAAGCACTTGGACGGAGGAAACCCTTGGCCGGGCGCCGTACAAGCCTTTCCTGCTCCTGGCCGTGCTCGACCTCATGGATGCTGGCAGGATCACGGAAAATCGGATCGTGCCTGACGAAGACCTGACCGACGCGTTCATGCTCTACTGGAACGCCATCCTGCCCGACCGCCTGCGCCCGAGCATCCATCTGCCCTTCTTCTATCTGCAGACGGACGGTTTCTGGGTACTGCACCCTCTTCCCGGCAAGATGCTGCCCGCAACCGAACCGTCTTCCTGGAAGAACGTGCGGGAGCGATACGCCTTCGCTTCCCTGGACGAGGCAGCCTTCGAACTACTCCAAAACCCGCTGACCCGCGCAACGGCCCGACTGGAACTGATCCGCCGATGCTTCGTGCCATCCTTGGAAAAGCCCCTGCTCGATCTGGCCAAGACCCAGGTCTCGGCTTTCAATTATGCCGCCAAACTCCTCCGGGAAACTCCGGCGGCCTACGAAAAGCCGGTGGAAAAGCCCGTCCGCGACCAGGCGTTCCGCAGGGTCATCGTCAAAGTCTACGACCACCGCTGCGCCCTGTGCGGCATCCGCATCATCTCACCGGATAGCCGCACCGTGGTGGACGCCGCCCACATCAAGGACTGGGCCGTGTCCCACGACGATAGCCCCACCAACGGCCTGGCCCTGTGCAAGCTCTGCCACTGGACCTTCGACAGCGGCCTGGTGGGTTTCGACGACGACTACCGCGTCATTGTCGCCCGTTCGATAACCCGCGACGGCAACCTTCCCGGACATATCCAGCAGTTTGCGCACCGACCCATGATCCTGCCGGATAGGGAGTGCTACTACCCTGCAACGGAGAATCTGGAGTGGCATCGGCATCGTTTCAAACTCGATTGA
- a CDS encoding GFA family protein yields MNYVGSCLCGKVAFEVEGEFESFYLCHCERCRKDTGSAHAANLFSSTANLRWLSGENLVKTFNFNNTGHIKSFCAECGSALPNIQMDGKLLVLPAGSLDCDAPIPPTAHIFVSRKANWDKGMEMLPTFEELPE; encoded by the coding sequence GTGAATTATGTGGGATCGTGTCTGTGCGGCAAGGTCGCCTTCGAGGTCGAAGGCGAATTCGAGAGTTTCTATTTGTGCCATTGCGAACGGTGCCGCAAGGATACCGGGTCGGCCCATGCGGCCAACCTGTTTTCGTCCACGGCGAATCTACGCTGGCTATCGGGCGAGAACCTGGTGAAGACCTTCAACTTCAACAATACAGGTCACATAAAGAGTTTCTGTGCCGAATGCGGCTCTGCCTTGCCGAACATCCAAATGGACGGCAAGCTGCTGGTGCTCCCAGCGGGCAGTCTCGACTGCGATGCCCCAATTCCGCCCACGGCCCATATCTTCGTTTCCCGTAAAGCCAATTGGGACAAGGGGATGGAAATGCTTCCCACTTTTGAGGAACTGCCTGAGTAA
- a CDS encoding ADP-ribosylglycohydrolase family protein, whose translation MPLTGIGDDHLSMAGTMDIKAEVVQDVPMEPTQNHRPAPSVSLQRASAALASLFVGDSLAMPVHWYYNTADIERAFPGGIKDLEAAPEFHPSSIMSLHSTRRGGRSGQDQGQPGSPEIIGSVILKGRRHLWGQANRHYHHGMQAGDNTLNAHCARVLMRSIIENDGRYSRDHFLQSYIEFMTADPPRHRDTYAESYHRGFFANLVAGKPPHKCGARTHDTPSMGGLVTIGPLAISELLQGTALTTVQATCREHLFLTHPDESLGRICDGYVALVAGLLLREADESPDRHLLEAARTTMGLDLAQMAERARTDRDIVGGRYSTACYISDSWPSLLFLAFKYRTDLKAALLANTNLGGENAHRGAVLGGIVGLSCGMTVDDWFERLVDHQAIQAEMAALLSPFCTTGP comes from the coding sequence ATGCCTCTCACTGGAATCGGTGACGACCATCTATCCATGGCAGGCACCATGGACATCAAGGCGGAGGTCGTGCAGGATGTTCCCATGGAACCAACGCAAAACCACCGCCCTGCGCCATCCGTATCCCTGCAGCGGGCGTCGGCGGCCCTCGCCTCGCTCTTTGTCGGCGACTCCCTGGCCATGCCGGTGCACTGGTACTACAATACCGCCGATATCGAACGCGCCTTTCCCGGCGGCATCAAAGACCTTGAAGCCGCGCCGGAATTCCACCCCTCATCGATCATGTCGCTCCATTCCACCCGGCGTGGCGGACGGTCGGGGCAGGACCAAGGCCAGCCAGGTTCTCCGGAGATCATCGGATCGGTCATCCTCAAGGGCCGGCGACACCTCTGGGGCCAGGCCAACCGGCACTATCACCATGGCATGCAAGCCGGCGACAACACCCTCAACGCCCACTGCGCCCGGGTGCTCATGCGTTCCATCATCGAGAACGACGGCCGCTACAGCCGCGACCACTTCCTGCAGTCCTACATCGAGTTCATGACCGCCGACCCGCCCCGGCACCGGGACACCTACGCCGAATCGTACCACCGCGGCTTCTTTGCCAACCTCGTCGCCGGAAAGCCTCCCCATAAATGCGGCGCACGGACCCACGACACCCCGTCCATGGGCGGGCTGGTCACCATCGGCCCCCTGGCCATCAGCGAACTGCTGCAGGGAACCGCATTGACCACGGTGCAGGCGACCTGCCGGGAGCACCTCTTCCTGACCCACCCGGACGAGTCGTTGGGCCGCATCTGCGACGGGTATGTCGCCCTTGTCGCCGGCCTGCTGCTGCGCGAGGCGGACGAGTCCCCTGACCGCCATCTGCTGGAGGCAGCCCGCACAACCATGGGCCTTGATCTCGCGCAGATGGCCGAACGCGCCCGGACAGACCGGGATATCGTCGGCGGCAGGTATTCCACCGCATGCTACATCAGCGATTCATGGCCCAGCCTTCTGTTCCTGGCGTTCAAATACCGCACCGATCTCAAGGCCGCCCTGCTGGCCAACACCAACCTGGGCGGCGAAAACGCCCATCGCGGCGCGGTGCTCGGAGGCATTGTCGGCCTGTCGTGCGGCATGACAGTCGATGACTGGTTTGAACGACTCGTGGACCATCAGGCCATACAGGCGGAAATGGCGGCCTTGCTTTCCCCCTTTTGCACGACCGGGCCCTGA
- a CDS encoding toxin-antitoxin system HicB family antitoxin, which translates to MHRTVSNAATMRGKSINSFVVECIEKEISGKNKVI; encoded by the coding sequence TTGCATAGAACTGTTTCAAATGCAGCGACAATGCGCGGAAAGAGCATTAATTCTTTTGTTGTCGAGTGTATTGAAAAAGAAATCTCTGGGAAAAATAAGGTCATTTAA
- a CDS encoding type II toxin-antitoxin system HicB family antitoxin produces MNSPMAYNGYSALIEFDNECELLRGEILDINDTITFYAKSVDDLKEAMKDAIDDYIDHCAALGKTPEKPYCEKI; encoded by the coding sequence ATGAACAGTCCAATGGCATATAACGGATATTCTGCTCTTATTGAATTTGACAATGAATGCGAGTTATTACGAGGAGAGATACTGGATATTAACGACACGATCACTTTTTATGCAAAATCTGTCGATGATCTAAAAGAAGCGATGAAGGATGCGATAGATGACTATATTGACCATTGTGCAGCGCTTGGCAAGACACCAGAAAAACCATACTGTGAAAAAATTTAA